The Zingiber officinale cultivar Zhangliang chromosome 2A, Zo_v1.1, whole genome shotgun sequence genomic sequence aaatcttataatatcaaatacatcaatacctttaagttgattgtaataagtttACCCAAatattttaacaatttatttttaaaataaaacctaatAAGCTCCTAAAACAATTTATAAACTGTACAAGTTATAAGTTGTTTTTATAAGTTTAGCCAAACTGTCAGTCGGTAATGTCAGATTTTGTAATTAGCAAATTTTAAAAACACTTTATAATCCAATTTCAGCCATGGTCTGCCCTAAAGCGGACAAAATAAACGAGGCGCTGACGGAGATGGCGGAGCAGCAGATGAGACTGAGCATGGGCATACTCATCGACATCGTCGACGACGAGTGGATGCGTGACACCCTCCCCGACGACGGTGATGCTTCCTTCCCCACACCTCGCTCCTCATCTCGCCTCTTCTCGCTTTGTTCTTCTCGCGTCCTCCGGTTTTCTTCATGTTTGTTTTGTACATTTCAGATATCCCTCTGCCTTCTGTAATGGCTGACAAGGCAGATGATGCCGAGGACTCGCGTAAGCAAACCCTAACAATATGTTTTTTCTTCGGCACCAGATTGGATTCATATAGTTGCTTCATCTCCCCCCTCCcccaaaattagttttttttttaatgatttccgTACTTGATGATAGTATGACTATTTTACAACTGACATCCCGAAATAGACTCCAGAAAACATGTTAGATACATGGAATTTTTCATTTACCAAACAGGGAATGGGTTGCTTGATGTGCACTTTTCTCTCCAAATTTACCGCGAACAAGGGGAAGACAGTCTACCTGGATGAATTGGGCGAAGCCCCTGGATTaacaaaaaagagaagaaaaaagagagagagaggagatagATGGATGTCCAGGCACATCTTGCATTGTAAACAGCAAACAAAGTAGAGGTGGATATGTACCTAAATATCTAGTTATTATAACAGGAATCAAGAAAGTGTACACATCTTGGGTTGATGGTTATCATACCATATCTCATTTTAGATGGTCTATATTCTCAGTTTTCAGAAAATGTACATTCTGATTAAACTGTTATTCAGATTACAATGTTATCATTATTTTCCAAATGTCAAGGTATCAGGATTGTTATTTTTGGAGTTTGAAAATCTCTGCCTGAAAATTTGCTTCCTGGTCAGAATTTCCTACATGTGCCCATTCTATAAGAAACTTATCAAATAGGTATATTCTTCCGGTTAGTGTTTGATACTCTAGTATTTGTTGGTTTTATACACAAGTTGCTTGTAGGCCATATGACCATGTACCCTTTTAAAACTTTTGTGCCACTTACCAAAGTAGTGTATGGCAGTTTCAAGCGGTAGGTGGTTGACCCACTACTTGGCGCTTATGTGATAGGTAGGGACCTAGGTCGTCGGTATCAAATTGATATTAAAAGAAAGACTAAGATTAATGTATAGATATAAATTATATTCTTAAACAACACAAATAAtcaagttattattgatgaataaaCACTAAACACATAActacaataaaatattttatattttacatttcagccaaaaaaacataaatcaacattaaaatttgaaatcatgATCCATCGTCACAAATACAAGTGGTATGAAAACACCTAACTTATAATTAGTGTCATACTAGATTATCAAAATAAAGGTAATATAAATAATGTCAAATGTTAACTTAGGTTTTTTTCCTTACACTTGCTTAGTCACCTAGGAGGAAAACACAAAAAAGCAAGTGAAATGATAAGATTGCTAAGACAAGGAGAAAGAGTATGAGTACTTGTCTTTTTGCTCCTCCTTTGTCCCATATATATAGGCCATCAAACCTGCCTTCATTTAATCTTCATTTTGTTTTCGTAGTGCTAATTTAGTTAATTGTTTCCTGTTGCTAATGATGACCGGATCTCTTTTCCACAATGGTAGCTCCAGTCAACTGAATATGCCATCAGTTGCAAAAAATTTTAGATTAGAAAGCATTATAATAGAATAACACTTTCCATTGGCTTATCAATCAACTTAATTTGCCATTTTACAACAGAATGAGGTCTTGTTTTGTCTAGTTCCATGGATAATCCTTTATACAAATACACTCAACTCTCAACTTCACCTGAAGATATGCCAAGAGGATCCCCTTAAGGATTTCATGTGCTAAGATGCCTTGCTTCTATCTCTTCTATGCCAAAGACCTTGTCTCCAAGACTTCAATCTGTCAAGCATCTAGTTATCCATCACTTGCCAAAATTTTCATTATTGCACTTGTAATATCTATGTCAAGTAATCAATACTTGCACATTTGACACATCATATCAATAATCATAATATAATTTAACTTAAACTGCTGCTCAAATATCAAACCGTTAAGTTACACTTTGGTTACATTACtatttcttcccctttgacataTCAAAAAGCTATTAAATTTTACAACATTTCTTAgaaatgttttaattttattaatgaaagATTCAACTTTTCTCCCTCAAAAGATAATAATTGAGTTTAATACTAATTCGTGAAGGAGATTGTGCAATCACGCTCGTACTCCTTTAGATTTTGGTGCTTCGACAGAGGGTTCAAGTTAGGTTTTACCTATGTacttgatatgtgtgtttgagtgtgcaaggGCTTAAAGGAACAAAAATGGAACTTAGATAGCTCATGGTTTGATGAGGTCGAATGTATGGATGTTAACATGGTGTGCAAGGTAGCATGCTTAGTGGCTTACAGGTCCAATGAGATTAGAGAAGGATGTTATGAGACATCTGTGGAAACCCAAGAAAAGGAGCATTGAGATTGTGTTGGAGTAACTCTGGAGTGAAGACTTAGCGTGACTGGGTTTGTAGCTCAATGGTTCGAGGTCCATAGGTGATTAGAAAGGGTTGCATGAGACAAACCAAGGTATCATACGATAAGGAGCATTGAGGTAACAAGGACAATAGTTGTTGGAGGTGAACTACATTGGCAAAGAGACATGATGAATGGCATGTGGAAGGGTCACGAgatcggtgcatccgagagacgtaTGACTTAATGTGAGATGGTCAAAGGTGAAGTCAAGCTACAAATGGTAACTTTTTGGTGAGCTGTGAGTGTTGAGTGACATGTATGCATGAGGATGAGAGTAAAACTCAATGTAAGCGAACTTGACCTTAGAGGTAGACATAGTCAGGTTTTCAGTTGATTGGTGATGAATAATAGTCAGCTGGATGGAAAATCTAATACCCTAAGTTGATTTTGGGTTTGAGGTTTGATCAATCGACTGGTGTGGAGTTCAATAAAGCAAGTAGTCAAGTGATAAACTAAAATTCTAAAGTTGCAGTAAATTAGGGTTTGTGGTTTGGTATAGTCAACTAATATGGAATCAAGTTGCATTTAATTCGGTCCAAGGAGCCAACGAGCACAATGTTTTTATTTGTGGCATAGTTGAATGCGGACTTGACTAATGGCGAGCAGTCCACTGATGCTAAGTGACTAGTCGACTAATTGGTGACATGGTGAGTAAAAAGGAGTCGTTGCTATGTTATATTAACCGAATCAAATGAGCAATCGATTGATGGTGCAGACTAGTCGAGTAATAGATGGCAAACAACAATTGACATTGGAGGATTGAAAGATATAAAAGGAGATGCCGGTGGAACTTGAAGGCTTATGAAAATAAGATTGGTAAAGTCTAATTGGAATTTCTCCCTTATACCATGGTTTAAATTTTGAACCATATCAGAGTTTTGATTTATAATCGGAACAATACGATTTTAGTACTATATTGTGCCGATATagtttcagtattttttaaatataaaatatacaacaacaaccaagccttttcctactaggtggggtcggctgtatgaatccttttacgccattgagctctatctcctattatatcatcatctatatttaaataaattttatcttattttattgttgctaaccaagtcttttttggtcttcctcttcctcgtttaatatgcatgtttatcatagtttcacatcgcctaactggagcatttattggtcgtctaagtacatgtccgtaccatcttaaacgtgtctctcggagtttttcctcaatagatgcaactccgactttctctctaatgctttcatttcttattttgtccatctttgtatgtccacacatctaccttaacatcctcatctctgcaactctcatcttctgctcatgtgctcgagtcatagcccaacattcagctccatataacatagcaggtctaactgcagttttatagaacttacgtttaagtttaagaggtactttacggtcacataaaacactcgacgctcccctccatttcacctatcctgcttgtattctatgtaagacatctctctcaatccctccatcattttgtaaaaatgatcctaaatatttaaatctctcggttccaggcaactcgtcctctcttatcttaacaattgtttcattacttctaatattgctaaacttaaattctatatatttatCTTTATTAAGTCTAAAaccttcttttatttttcctcaagaTTTAAATTTGACATTTACTTCTTAACGTGTCttatctactaaaataatatcatctgtaaaCAACACGCACTATGGTaatgtgtcttgaatgtgtcTATAGAGTTCtatgattagtgtaaaaagatagggacttagagtcgATCCTTGATTAACCCTATCTTTATAGGAAATGCTTTAGTTAACTCATCTAGAGTCTTTACTCTTATTGTTACATCCTCATatacttaattagttcaatatacattatgctaacacctctctttttaaatatctccatataatttcttttgGGACTCTATTATatgttttttctaagtcaatgaatactatgtagatcttgttttgcccgatattttcaattaattgtctaagaagatgtatagtttctattgtcgaccttccaggcatgaacgtAAATTGATTTTATAaccgtggtctccttccttaatctttttcccaaagtttcatagtatgactcattagtttaatacccctatagtttgcacaattttgtacgtctcccttatttttatataagggaactagagtacttatcctccattgatcagacatttttttcgttttcaatatcatgttaaataattttgtaagacattcaataccttgtttccctaagcacttccatacctctgtCGGAATATCATCCGGTCCAACggtttttccattgtgcatctcatttaaagtttgttttacttctgaagtttgaattctacgataaaaattaaaatttcaatgctcatttgacctaattaaattaccaaagttaagttggtctcctaaaccttcattgaaaagttgatgaaaatactcttccaccgctcttttatttctccatcgcttactaataccctattacattcatctttaatacattttatttggctaagatctcttgtttttctttctcttactttagctattctataaatgtctctgtccccttcttttgtatccaatttttgatataaccgctCAAAAGtgtcattttttgcttcactcactatttTCTTAGCGTTTTTCttgactattgtatatttttttaagttttcctcgttcttacaaatatataattccttataagctattcgtttttccttcactttctcttgtactttctcattccaccaccaagattctttacttagcggtgcatgcccctttgactcaccgaggacactcttagctactattttcaactttgataccatcttatcccatgttgtattagagtcatcgtatatttcacctaatgcttgtacttctaccttctccttaaatatatgttgcttcccatcctttaacttccaccacttaattctaggaattgtatatattttctttctattaatactatgtttgaggcgtatatccaacactactaccctatgttgggtagttaagttttctccagggatgactttgcaatctttacaaatctttctatccttcttcctaaccataagaaagtcattttgcgatttattattcccacttttgaatgtgactaagtgttcttctcttttcttaaaaaacgtattagctaatataaggtcatatgctatcgcaaaatctaatatagttttcccttcctcattcctcgttccaaacccataactcccatgtactctctcatattcctcatttttcactccgacatgcccatttagatcacctcctattaaaatccttctatttggtggaatattttgtaatatttcatctaagtcctcccaaaaccttgatttggtagcttcatctaatcatacttgtggtgcatatacgctaattatgttcatagtttctttcgccactattatctgaagggctataattctatccccttttctaactactcctataaCTTCAttttttaacaaactatctacaataatacctactccattttttgctttactctttccagtgtaccataacttaaaacccgagttctctatcatctttgccttctcacctgtccattttgtctcttgtacacacaaaatattaatttttctcctaatcatcatatctactacctccattgatttaccagtgagagttcctatgtttcatgttccaaatcttagattattagttttcctatcatatttgtttttaTCTAACCTacggtgtgagaactcttgcctatttaacactacacccaagttctcatggagatgtagcggtccttgctgagacgttacagtcggaccctgtaacgggaactcttgcatatttatcactacacccaagttctggagatgtagcggtccttgccgagatgttacaatcggaccctgcaacgcgttccttccggggaacaacctagcattagcacaatagtttaatggattcattcatgaaatatttgccatagtttgacgctggctggcaacctaacgcaaccctcctcctttatccgggcttgggaccggccatgaccggtcatcatgggcggagtttttaaatataaaatatattaattcaaaataaaaaaaataatctaaatataaaaaaaataatataaaaaatttaaataaaatattttttagaaataaaaaagtaTATGAGATCACGAAGCCTCCAtatggtaaataaataaataatttattatatatattttaaattaaaacaaataatatatgtatatattaaattaatgagatagtttattagagtttgattaagtttattttatacttaggagttgattgaaattattaatttaagtttagttatTAACCTAAGTTTTCTTCTACACCCCACCCGCTCATCTATGGTGTCCCCGTCACAACCCACGAAGGTTGCAACGGCCTTCGCGAGCCTATGGAGGTCACCACAAGATCACGGTGCCTCCATGATCGTGCGGGGTGGCCCACGATGTCAGTGTCGCATGGGTGCAAGAGTAGGGCGGCGGGCAAAACGACAAATTTAACTTGTTTTGCCCAACGTGaaacaaaattttaaaccatgtctTATACTAAAGGTTTTCTTGTAAACCAATTTTGTTGTACTTATAAAAGGTTTCTCCACTTCTACAAGAGTTCCAAGAAGGAGAAAAATAGTGGGCATCAGAGCTATCCACTGACATATCATATGTCGTGGAATACGAATTCGAGATTGTTGAACCACGTAAATATGCATGTTTGCAATTGTGTAAGTGTTTCTTGTTTATGTTTATTCTGTTGTGCTAATTGTGTTTGAGACCTTGCTTTATAAAATTGCACTTGCAAGTTGTTGATTGCTATTCACTCTCCCCCCTTTAGCTGGTCCCATTGGTCTTAACAGAGATAGCATACGATATCATTGAAAGTTTGTTGACATTTGAATGGAGGATCAAAACTTGTAAAACACATTCAAGAACATGCTCCTGCATATTCTTTGCAGTCATTAAACATCATTCCAATTTTGGCTTTGGTTAGCTTATCTTAGTCTTCTGTTGAGTTGTTGATCGTTTGAACTGCCTATTACAATTTGTATAATACCGTTTTTCCTAACTGTACGACATTGTAATTCGAATTGGAAACTAGGATTCAGTGTTCTTAAATTTAAATTCCTTTCTGGTGCTCAGAATCTACGAGAAATCAAGCCCATTCAACAATCTAGAAATGGTAGCATGGAATAATTAGTTTTTATTGACCTTCAAAATGTACTTATGCTAATATCTGATGTCAATTGACTTTGCTGTGTCCTCGTGTTGATTTTCTCCTTTAAATTCCAGATCAGGAAAGTCAGCAAGCTGAAAAAGATGAGTGGCGTGATCTTGCCTTAGAGAATCTTCAAGCATGACGAAACTCCAAGCTGATGAGATTTACCTTGAATATCCATTACTTGTTTTCTGCATTTGTGGGGCTCAAGAGAAGCAGTGGGTGCTAACTGAATCATACTGTTCTTTGGTAGTTTCTGAAGCCTTCTTGCAATGTTTTAGACTACAGTATTTGTTAATCTATGGAACTTGGTGCTGGACTTTGTATCTTGTCTAGTTATAATTTCCAAAGGCTTGCTAGTTGAACCCCCCACACAGTTGCATCATCCAGCTTCTATGGTGAGAATTGGGGGTTTGTTATCTGGAGTATCAAGTGATGAGATGCTACGGATCTTGTTTTTGCTTTATAGTCCAAGAGATGTTAATGGATTTGTTAAGGTTTGCCCCTACTAGATGATAATATCTTCCATTCGAAGATTAGAGCAAAGCTTGAATGGTTCTTCCATTGGCTTGGGATTATCTCAGTTGTTGCCCCTGCTTGTTCGAGGGGGATGGGTTCGAGGCTGGGATGGTAAAAGAGTATCATCAATTTAGGTTAGGTCTATTAGATTGGCTCGTCtcgttaaataatttattagtaagttgaattgaaattttattaattcattttAAAGTGGGTTCAAATGGACGGACTCGCTTGGGCTCGTAGCTTGCACAGGTTGATCAGTGGTGGGCTCTATTGGCATGTGGGTTGAcaaaacaaaattttttaaaatttaaaattaaagtaaaaattttaatgtGTGCGGGAGCTTGACCTATTCAATccataatttaaatttagaagtttcaatatttttttaatatattttatttttattttttaacggACTCATGGGCTAACCTGTTTAACTTGTAATCCACTTTAGGTTGGATTGAGAATTTTTCAATCCCCTAGTATGGCGGATCAGCTCACCTCGCCCTAGCATATCATGGATTTTTGATGGGTCAGCTCGTCCCATCATATGGCAGGTGTTTGATGAGTTGATTCGTCCTATCACGGGTTGACCCATATCATAACATTGTAAAAGAGATATTTGTTTAGTTGCAATGacctttttttatatatattttttctcttcCCCTAATTTTGCCTTTGAGGCCTTTTTTTTATCCGATCCAACTAATTCTGGAGATAGATGACCCAGTCTCACAAACCCACTATCATGTAAATTCGAGAAGTAGAGGTGGATCTTAGTATGACACCTTGGCGTCACGAGTAGCTCGCACTATGTGAGTATTCAAAAATGTCCAACGTGAAATTCGAACCTTTGTATATAGGAATCATCCTCACATCTTACCATTGCTCACCCTGGGGCCTAAAGGGAGCATCCAAAGTTTGAGATTGTCCAAAAAGATTTGAGAATGCTTAAAAGGCACACCTCTTTCCAGTTTTACCCTCTGCTAAAGTtgatttttccttctcttttacaTGCAAcaactttcttctcttctctttccccttaaattaagttaaactttttgCTCTTTTTTATATACATGCAACAATCATTGTGATGCTGATTTTTTAAAAACATCACCACAACTTAATTACACCAACATTGTTGTGGTACTGGTTTTTAAAAACTAGTACCACAGCGGTGCTTGTGTGTTAAGCTATggtgttgattttttttaaaaataaaaaataaaaaatgacatATTTAGACTTCGGGGCGCTACAGAAATCTACAAGAGTTGGAATATGTTCAATCAGAGCTCTcttaaaaaatgattaaccaggctgGGTAACGTCGAGTCTGGGATGATCGGCCCGGCCCCACGGAAGTTTTTCACCGGCCACTAGGGTAAATCGAGAAGTGCTCGCAGCGGGCAGCCCAGGAGCCCATCATTTTTTAGTTGcgtgccccatttggaggaaaaattcctgtaaATTCGCTATAGCTGGGACTCGAACCGCAAGTGCCTGGGTGACAACTTGGATACCCTGCCGCTGCACTATAGCCTCGGGGGCttcaatcagagctctctagatccatcaatgaGTTGTGACTGaaattcattgatggacctaAGAATTTAGATTTTGAAAAGTTGACATGTAATGGAAGAGAGCACTGCAATGAAGATATTTATGGTGTTTATTCCTAGTTTTGACATCTCTACTTTGAAAACCTTCTGATATCTCTGGACATATATAGACTCCGAGGCACTTTAGAAACTTGTACACTTGGAATGGATTTGATTAGAGTTCTCTATGTTTATTAATAGATTTTGAGCGAAATCCATTATCTAAACGAGCTTCGATTCGAACCAATGATCACTTCATTTTGatatccaagtcaaaagttatgatatatttttttattgttcattttctaaacccccccccccccccctcccttttcttttttatttttgctcTTGTGAGTTCTAGTAAAAAAATAATGCAATTAGTACTATAACATTATCATCTTCAATCAAAACTAGCACATATGTTCATAGGactcatttatttttgaaaatgtcAAAGTCCACTTAATCTCAACACTCTATGACTATCAGCGAGTTTTTGTCAAAACTCACTGGTAATCTTAGCCATCTCATAATAAGTTTAAGTCAAAACCAATGCATTCTTTGTAGCCTTTTGAGTCTTATGATGCCCTTAAACCTAAATTCGTAAGTCAAGATTATTTTTTTTGTAGGTTTTTGAAATCTACACAACCTTAGTAATTTTGACATAAACTCACTGAAGGGGCATATACTCATCATATTCACTCCAAGACACCACCATTTGGCTTCCTTGCAGCCACACCATGCCTAATATTTCAGCATTTGGACACTATGCGAGCATTAAAGAATTTTGATTGAAGCTCACTAATGACCCTAACCATATCAAAGTCGAATCAAATCATGACTAGTGCATTCCTTACAGCCTCTTGGGTCTGCCCATGCCTTTAAATCTAAATTCCACAGCCTAGATTATATCCTGTGGGTTTCTAAAATTACACAATTTTGAGTACTTTTGGCATAGTCTCATTAAGGGACCTAGGTCCATCATATCTACTCTAAGACACCACCTAAATTTGAGATTCCTTACAAGCTACCCTAAATTTGAACTTCCTTTCTTATCCTTATTTGGGGTTCCTTCCCCTTGAATATTGACTTCGATAATATCCTTGTTGGTTGTATGAGAAACACATTATGTGCTGATTGCCTTTTCATACTAAAGCTTTGTTTATTTGAAGGTGTGGACTAAGGAAGGAAATAAAtttaagaaggaaaaaaaaatccctGTAGGAAGGGAagagaaatggaaaaaaaaaaagaaaagcgaAGGGAAAAGTGTTGGCGTAGCGGGGCCGACAaaagggaggggtgaattgcctaaaaaaacGCCTTTCTCGATCCTTTGATTAGTAGCATAAttacaataacagtaataaaactgaactaaataaCTTTAAATAAAGACGTAAGAAGGCcaaaaattaacttggttacaacctagatgctTGTTAATCTAAGGTAGTGAAATACACTAGAAGATCTCCTTCGTTGCAGGCAGAGAAACCTTTTACAGACGTTGACAACTCAAAAAATAGACTAGGAAAGAGTACAAGAGTTGTTATtcaagttgttgaatatttcctagctccaggagcctttttatagctcctagaaaatcctatccgtgGGTGGAAGACACCTGCAAAAGGGTTCAAGACACCTtcaagtggataaagttttatccataacTCAACAGAAACAAACGGTTACTTGAGGCTGATACTGttcactgaaggcgccttcatactattcatagaaggcgccttctaagcCTTTGAAgccgccttcgtactgttcatgaaAGATGTCTTCCAcgtctttgaaggcgccttcgtactattcatccAAAAATGGTTAACTTCCCTTGTTAACCATTTTTTACTTCGCTttcttgggtgatgctccgaccATCCAGAATtgagcttacccgaacccaactctagccttctcctcgagcagccttcctccctggcttctcgtccctcggaccgccacacacgtccttcttatccgccagtgtactcttctacaaCATCTCGTcgttcggatgcaccgagcccgtcgactcccttcccgtgtcattcttcttgttagctgtgtcttccgctcgacttcttatgttcctaagctcctgtacacttagacacaaggatcaaacacaacaggaccaagctgaacttggttgaccacatcaaaactacccttgggtacttataatctctccctttttgatgtacatcaatccaagttcaagttagggttaaaaatgtaATAACACAACTAGAGTAGATAACAAATTGCTTGCAAATTAAGTAAAAAAgtctaaatataaaaaaaatcctaactccaCCTGTAGCTATTTCTCCacatttgatcacattaaaaaatagggaaaaatataataaagtgttaaacaaatatttttatgggTACATTACAAATATTACTAGTAGGctaatatttttcagaaataattttcaagcatatttatttttaataattaagcttctgttttgtcataaataatatttaaaattacttttttattttgaaaaatcttgaaaatatttGTCGAATCTAAAAAGAATAAATTAGATTAGTAGAAAAATTTACACAAAGAAATACTTTGTGTtcgaaaagaaaaaaattatttcattatagaaactaatttttgaaaataaatctttaaaaatattttttcaactctaaaaattctattatttttcctggATGTATGAGACATATTGTTTAATggcataaaaaaataatattttcaaaatttatattttgttaaatttttaatattaataattatcttttagaaaaataatttataataaatgAGAAATTAttcgaaaaaaaaattaaaaatatttgtaaggatagagaatattatgttttatcacagaaaaataagattttcaaatttaagtttgtgaaataaatttaaatgtcaaagtataatttttgttaataattttataaaaataactcAACAGTAAACaaaattaaagattaaatcattataagaatagaaaattttttaactcGAATTAtgaaaaaaacatttaaaaaaatattttttttactgagATAATAAGAAAATAGAGTttaatctaaaaaat encodes the following:
- the LOC122041939 gene encoding uncharacterized protein LOC122041939 isoform X1 → MVCPKADKINEALTEMAEQQMRLSMGILIDIVDDEWMRDTLPDDDIPLPSVMADKADDAEDSRNGLLDVHFSLQIYREQGEDSLPG
- the LOC122041939 gene encoding anaphase-promoting complex subunit 13-like isoform X2 — its product is MVCPKADKINEALTEMAEQQMRLSMGILIDIVDDEWMRDTLPDDDIPLPSVMADKADDAEDSHQESQQAEKDEWRDLALENLQA